The sequence CTGAAATGGGTTAAAACGGTGCATCAAGGCAGTACAGATGAGAGTTTTGAGTTTTGAGTCTTCAGCGGAGCCGGAGACGCCTGTTCCCGGACTCCGGACTCCAAATCTCAAAACGGTACATCCTCATCATCATCTTGCTCCTCTTCAGGCTGCGGTTCCAGTTCAGGGGCAAGAACACTAATCTGTTCCGACATTTGAGTATTACTGGCTATCATTGGCGGTTCTAGCTGCATTAGCACCGTCCCATCGAAAGCCTTAGCGAGACGTTGAGCAGCGATCGCTACTTCTTCTTCTTTAAAATTATTCTCTTTAGCTACATAGGGCTGTAATTCTTTCTTAGAAGTTTCGGCAACTTTAGGAACTGACGCTGCAACAGATGGCTCAGCAGGCTTAGACAAAGGTGGTACTGCTGCGGGAGTCGATGTTTCCGCAGGTTTAGTAGCAGCAGGTGTAGAGGGCGATCGCTGTACATCAGCCTGTTTTGCCGTCGCCGTCGTTGCCATTCCCCCTTCCAACTTAACCCTTACCTTGCATTTAAGAGCATCTTGAAAAGCTGCTTCGATATTAGCTACTTTTCCCTGGAGTTGATTCCTCCATATCGGTGAAATGCTAATAAGAGCGCTTTCACCATCAAAACTTATCAGATGACCTTTTTGACGTAGCAACTGCTGCGTGGACATAGGCTGAAGATGGGAAAGCATCTGCTGCCAAGTTTCTTGTAAGTCAATTGACTGACTTACAGCGGGTATAGCTTCTGGCTGTACGCTGTTAACGGGAGTTGGCGACACATTTGGTGTCTCCTCTGGCTGCGTCTGCTGATATGAGTTTTTAGGTTGCGAAGAGAGAGAGTCTTTGCCTTGTAGAGGAATTGATGCATCGGGTTTTTCTTGTACAGGGGGAGACTGTTTTACCTCACGCTCTTGTACCGGAGGAGTTCTTTTCTCTTGACGATATTGAGGTGGATTACTCTGGCTCCGAGATTGAAACTGTTCTGATTGAACGCTAGAAACTTCGCTCAACAATCCTAACAGCGTTACTTCTAACCACAAACGCGGCTGAGTCGTATTTTTAATTTGAACTTCACTATCTTTAAGGTGTTTCTGCCAAAACAAGATAGCGGCAATTTCCATATCTTTAGCAATTTCGCACAAAGCGCTCCACGTTGGTGCTGTTAAGGCAACCATATCGCTGCGGTTAGGAGCAGTTTTTGCTATTAGCAAATCTCGATAGAAACCAGCGAAATTTTGCAGTACGATCAGAGGTTCTCTGCCTCTGTCCATCAAGTTGCGAGCTTTTTCAAGAACACCTTCAGTATTGCGGGATGCGATCGCTCTCAACAACTCCATCAAATCTCGTTCTGGCACCGCACCGACTAAATCCCAAACCCGCTCTACTGTAACTTCCCCAGCTAATAAACTAAGTTGATCCAAAAGACTTTCTGCATCTCTCAATCCACCCTGAGAAAATTGGCCTACAAGTGTTATTGCTTCACCTGTAATATTGATATTTTCAATTTCCGCAATTTTCCGCAGGTGTTTCACCATCTCGTCTAGAGGGATGCGCCTAAAATCGAATCTTTGGCAGCGGGAGATGATTGTTGGTAATACTCTTTGAGGGTCGGTTGTAGCTAAGACAAATACTACTCGATTTGGCGGTTCTTCTAATGTTTTTAAAAGGGCGTTAAAGGCGGCGTTCGATAGCATATGAACTTCGTCGATAACATAAACCTTATATCGACATTGAACTGGAGAAAATTGCGCCTTTTCGATTATTTCTCTAATATTATCAACGCCAGTATTGCTAGCAGCGTCAATTTCAATAACGTCGAGGGTTGAACCTTTAGTGATGCCCTTGCAAACATCACAAATGCCACAGGGATCGGGTACAGGTTTATTGGTTTTAAGACAGTTTAGGGATTTAGCCAGAATTCTAGCACTGGAAGTTTTGCCCGTACCCCTAGAACCAGTGAACAGATAAGCTGGAGCAATCTTTTCTTGGCGGATGGCATTGGTGAGCGTAGTAGCGATCGCTTCTTGTCCCACCAGATCTGCAAATGTCTGTGGGCGATACTTGTGATGCAGGGGTTCGTAAGTCACGGCTGGAGGTCGAGTAGAAGAGATACGGATAGTCGCCCTTAAAAGTCTAGCGTGTTGCTCTAGCCCAACCCAGGCGAGATTATTTCCATCCCCAATCGGGATTTTACATAGCCGCCCATGCGCCAATAGATTCAACCCCTATCGCTATTTACAATACTTTACTTTGCCTATACAGATTGGGTAAAAATCTTGAAGCGCATAGCTTTTCTTTTTTTTGTATGACAGCTCGCGTTCCCTGTATGGCAAGGGGAATGCTTTTACCTTGCTGAACCGGGGCGCGTTGTAGTGCATCCACATACAGACCGCTAATAGTCTTCTGTTACTGTCCTTAAATATGGTCGGTTAACCGTAAAGCTACATTACGGTTAACCGTAATTATAATTGCCCCCCGATGGGGGGGCAAGGAGATTGCAGTTAGGTTTTTTACTTCAGCAGATCGCTAACCTGAGTAATATCTAAGACATCCGGTTATAAAATCGGGGTAAATGCGGTTCGGGGAATTGGTGATGCTTAGGCGAATTTGGCAGGCGATCGCGAGGTGGTTTCAAGGTTTATTTGGCGGTGGGCGCAGTCCAACACCGCTCCCTGTTCGCAAGGAACCGCCTAAATCCCTGACCGATACCGATTATGATTTTTTGTTTGGTCAACTGCTCGAAGGCGTTAGTCATGGCTGGCAGCGGGAGCGGGTTTTGCAATTTTTTGCCGCCCTTAAAGGTCGTGCGACTGCGGCTGAATGGGTGGCGTGGCTGCGTGGCTTTGGAGAAAGGGTGCTGGCGTCTCCCGCACCCAACAACGAATTAGCTTCAAGAATGGTGGCGCTGGGCGAACTTGGCGTTGGGGAAATAGGAGATGTTGCCATAGATATTGGGATGCAACTGCTGATGCGGCAACCTGGCTACCAAGCGGCACAAGATCCCTACGCCGCAACCGAGGATGAGGATGGGGATTTTCGCCCCATCTACGAGTACGAACAAGCTCCAAGCATGGGAGACGAAAGCCAGGAAGCTCCACAACCCCAACAAGTGACTCTAGATGAGTTGTTGGTAATGTTGCAGCAAGATCCGGCTTTAGTTGAGCAAATAGCTTCTCAATTGCAAATTGATACAACCGATCCACAAGTAATTGTTGAGGAACTGGTTAGGCAATTCGAGGCTGCAAATCAATCGACTGTGGATGAGGGGGGGGAAGCCGCAACAGCGCCTGCTTACGAAGGGGAGGATGACCCTTGGAG is a genomic window of Microcoleus sp. FACHB-831 containing:
- a CDS encoding DNA polymerase III subunit gamma/tau; protein product: MTYEPLHHKYRPQTFADLVGQEAIATTLTNAIRQEKIAPAYLFTGSRGTGKTSSARILAKSLNCLKTNKPVPDPCGICDVCKGITKGSTLDVIEIDAASNTGVDNIREIIEKAQFSPVQCRYKVYVIDEVHMLSNAAFNALLKTLEEPPNRVVFVLATTDPQRVLPTIISRCQRFDFRRIPLDEMVKHLRKIAEIENINITGEAITLVGQFSQGGLRDAESLLDQLSLLAGEVTVERVWDLVGAVPERDLMELLRAIASRNTEGVLEKARNLMDRGREPLIVLQNFAGFYRDLLIAKTAPNRSDMVALTAPTWSALCEIAKDMEIAAILFWQKHLKDSEVQIKNTTQPRLWLEVTLLGLLSEVSSVQSEQFQSRSQSNPPQYRQEKRTPPVQEREVKQSPPVQEKPDASIPLQGKDSLSSQPKNSYQQTQPEETPNVSPTPVNSVQPEAIPAVSQSIDLQETWQQMLSHLQPMSTQQLLRQKGHLISFDGESALISISPIWRNQLQGKVANIEAAFQDALKCKVRVKLEGGMATTATAKQADVQRSPSTPAATKPAETSTPAAVPPLSKPAEPSVAASVPKVAETSKKELQPYVAKENNFKEEEVAIAAQRLAKAFDGTVLMQLEPPMIASNTQMSEQISVLAPELEPQPEEEQDDDEDVPF